In the genome of Lysobacter sp. 5GHs7-4, the window CACTCGCCCTGCAGGCGTCCGTAGCGCACGCTGCCTTCGCGGCGCGCCAGCTTGCCGGCGAATTCCCAGCGGTGGTCGGGGTTGTAGACGCCTTCCAGCGCCAGCACCTGGCTGCGCTGGTCGTAGTCGGCGACGTGGTCGCCGACCTGCGCCAGCGACGACACGTCGTACAGGTAGGTGAATTTGCCCAACAGCGCCCAGCGCGTGCTGTTGTACGGACGCCAGGCGAAGCCGGTGTTGGCTTCGATGAACTTGGCGCCGGCCAGCGCGTCGATGCGGTCCTTCGTGCGCGAGTAATTCAGCCGCGCGGCGACGCGGAAGCTGTCGTCGAACTTGTGCAGGAAGCGATGGGTGGTGACCCATTGCTCACGGCGCTCGGCGCCGGTATCGCGCCGCCACTCCAGCTTGCTCTGCCACTGGGTGTCCACCGAACTGCGGCCGCCGTTCAGGCTGACCGCGCGGCGGTCGACCTGGCCCAGGCCGAGATCGCCGTTGCTGCGGTCCAGGGTGGCGTTCTGCAAGGTGAAGCCCAGGTTCCAACCCTCGCCCGGATAGAAGTCCATGCCGAAGGTGTGGGCCAGCCCGGATTCGTTGGGCTGCTTGAGGAACTGGCTTTCGTTGAACAGGTTGACCTGGTTGGACAGGCGCCAGCGCTGGCCCAAGGTCCAGCCGCCGTTGATGCGGTCGCCGAACAGCGGGTCGTAATCGCTGCGGTCGGTGGAATAGGTGTAGGCGCCGTAGAGGCTATGGTCCGGGGTGAGGCGGTACTCGGCGTCGATCTTGGCCGCGTCGCCGCGATCGCCGGTGGTCAGCTCGGCGCCGACGCTGGAAAGGTTGCCGAACAGGTACTTGCCGCCCACGCTGAACGCATCGTTGCCGGCATAGCGGCCACCGTCGTCGTCCAGGGTGAGTTGGGCGGTGCCGAACAGCTCCAGCTGGGTGCCGATGCGCTGCTTGTATTGCAAGGCCGCCAGGGTGCCGACGGCGTCGCCGCTGGCGCGCTGCTCGTCCACGCGCCGCAGCTCGACCCCGAACGTGGCCGCATCGGTGATGCGCCACTCGCCGGTGAGCTGGGCCTGGGTCAGCGATTCCGCGCCGCGCTCGGCCACCGAGTAACGGCCGTACAGCAGGACGGAAGGCCCGAACTGCCCCTGGAACTCGGCGCCGCGCTCCTCGATGTCCTGTCCGCTGTCCAGCCGCGCGATCGAGTACCCCTTGCCCACGCGCCGCCACCAGGCCCCGGCCGACCAGTCGTGCTCGGTCCAGCCCAGTTCCTTGAAGTTGACGCGCGCTTCCACCGACTTGGCTTCGCCCTCGCGTGCGCCCAGGCCGGAGTTGATCTCGCTGAAGCTCAGGCCGCCGTTGTCGGAATAGAAGATCGGCGCGCTGCTGGATTCGGTCTGGGTGTGCTCCAGCTTGAGGTAGGTGCCGCGACCGGCCTGCAGGGTCAGATCGGCGCCCTTGAGCGTGTAGTCCTCGCCTTCGCGGTTTTCGTCGACGTAGGTCGCGCCCACCGCGACGTGTTCGCCGAACCAGTGCTTGCCGCGGAAGCCGGCGGTGAGGCCGTCGCTGTCGAAACCCTGCGGCACGAACTCGTAGTCCACCAGCAAGACCTGTGCGTAGCCGTCCAGCGGCGTGTCGCGGGTCAGGCTGCGCACGTTCTCGCGGGTGATCTGCGCCAGCGGGCGGCTCAGCAGCAGGCGGCCCTGCAGTTCGTCGATCTCGTAGTCGGCGCCGCGACTGAGTTCGACGCGGTTCTCGACTCGGCCGGTGTTGCCGTCGCGGATCTCCAGCACCACCTTGTCCGAACCCGGCAGCACGTCGGTGTGCTTGAGGTAGTACAAGCTGCCGCCGGTGCCCAGGAACTCGCTGTGCCCCGGTGCGCTTTGCGCCTGCGAGCCGAACGCGCGCAGCTCCGTGCCCGCCTCGCCCAGCGCGGTGCTGCGGCGGCTGCGCCAGGACACGGCGCCGCCGTACAGCGAACGGCTGTACTGGCTGTATTCGGTGCCGGTGATGCCGGTGTCGAAATTGCCCCACAGCGCCTGGTTCTTGTCCCAGTCCACACGCAGGTACAGCCGGCCCTGGGTATCGACGTCGCGGTAGGCCACCGAGTCGTCGCCGTAGACCGGGTAGTACTGGTCCGGGTCCAGGCGCCGGAACACGTCCTGCGGGTCGGCATCCCAGAAGCCGTCGAACAGGGCGCGCACTTCGCGCTCCTGCGTGTCGGCCTGGGCGGTAACCAGGTACTTGCCCT includes:
- a CDS encoding TonB-dependent receptor: MKMKLLDYTLIGILAGLSAVASAQEAGAPAPAPATSRDPDSAPAAPAGMNCGDSGCSNDDGLLFELRTRGERKPLTHGTSDRSSSETLQPDRRVTVEVEESRSQWQDALKPGQAIAIGKWSLQLPGGGVVWATEDPNLGQPMFNISAPSLLAYDGQRVVKPVRFYAYNNYAAFIQRAEVLIYRATDADLVTPIAQVALPVAAVSEVEWDGALPSGVELRAGDELIYIVRAHGSDGAYDETYPRRLQLVKPEEAERGSRLLRDSVEKRAGTSFTVEEAEQRSQIDGIFGENSLRRQNIAIYGSRIRIQGRSIADGYALKINGQSHPIDLERKMVAEYLVPVGRHRFDVEVSRGSQSSHQELDVDVTGRYMFAVALADLTASKTSVSGSIEPLAADDRFDDGFLLEGRLAFYLKGKIKGKYLVTAQADTQEREVRALFDGFWDADPQDVFRRLDPDQYYPVYGDDSVAYRDVDTQGRLYLRVDWDKNQALWGNFDTGITGTEYSQYSRSLYGGAVSWRSRRSTALGEAGTELRAFGSQAQSAPGHSEFLGTGGSLYYLKHTDVLPGSDKVVLEIRDGNTGRVENRVELSRGADYEIDELQGRLLLSRPLAQITRENVRSLTRDTPLDGYAQVLLVDYEFVPQGFDSDGLTAGFRGKHWFGEHVAVGATYVDENREGEDYTLKGADLTLQAGRGTYLKLEHTQTESSSAPIFYSDNGGLSFSEINSGLGAREGEAKSVEARVNFKELGWTEHDWSAGAWWRRVGKGYSIARLDSGQDIEERGAEFQGQFGPSVLLYGRYSVAERGAESLTQAQLTGEWRITDAATFGVELRRVDEQRASGDAVGTLAALQYKQRIGTQLELFGTAQLTLDDDGGRYAGNDAFSVGGKYLFGNLSSVGAELTTGDRGDAAKIDAEYRLTPDHSLYGAYTYSTDRSDYDPLFGDRINGGWTLGQRWRLSNQVNLFNESQFLKQPNESGLAHTFGMDFYPGEGWNLGFTLQNATLDRSNGDLGLGQVDRRAVSLNGGRSSVDTQWQSKLEWRRDTGAERREQWVTTHRFLHKFDDSFRVAARLNYSRTKDRIDALAGAKFIEANTGFAWRPYNSTRWALLGKFTYLYDVSSLAQVGDHVADYDQRSQVLALEGVYNPDHRWEFAGKLARREGSVRYGRLQGEWAESSATFGAVQVRYELDEVWHGLAEYRWLGVKDGGNRQGALLGVDRDLGRNFRVGVGYNFTEFSDDLTDFDYDHKGWFLNLVGSY